Proteins encoded by one window of Drosophila melanogaster chromosome X:
- the Cfp1 gene encoding CXXC finger protein 1, isoform B — protein sequence MTDKRKYKKTKEEIRREIAREFDLPERKSKIATILKQEDQAYCICRSSDCSRFMIGCDGCEEWYHGDCIGITEKEAKHIKQYYCRRCKKENPELQTIFRLVATERAAASNAASTSLNAPGVGPSGAAPAAAPVASATTSQQAPPPTTAAAKRKNSSAREPKMGKRCGTCEGCRRPNCNQCDACRVRVGHKPRCIFRTCVVQAATVLKESQATQAGPSRKREKAAPKSRNVQVGPRAASPEIFLNPELQGIRQCYGPNCCSHARPQSKYCSDKCGFNLATKRIFQVLPQRLQEWNLTPSRAAEETRKHLDNIRHKQSLVRFALAELEKRSEELNMVVERAKRSSIDTLGSQDTADMEDEQSMYCITCGHEIHSRTAIKHMEKCFNKYESQASFGSIFKTRMEGNNMFCDFYNPASKTYCKRLRVLCPEHSKDPKVNDTDVCGSPLVNNVFNPTGEFCRAPKKNCFKHYAWEKIRRAEIDLERVRQWLKMDDLMEQERVMRQQLTSRANLLGLMLHSTYNHEVMDELVRKQQEHLVEFEKQRRRLAHQQQIQTQQKQYQEKQKLMLQQQQQQQQQQQQQQQQQQQQQLQQPQQQQQQQQQQQQEQQQLQLKPHHLQQLQLQLLQQQQKKAQIPQKTQIIYLQKKT from the exons ATGACGGACAAGCGCAAATATAAGAAGACC AAAGAGGAAATCAGGCGGGAGATCGCACGGGAATTTGATTTGCCTGAGCGCAAGTCCAAGATAGCCACCATTCTAAAGCAGGAAGACCAAGCGTACTGCATATGCCGCTCCTCCGACTGCTCCAGGTTCATGAT AGGCTGCGATGGTTGCGAGGAGTGGTACCACGGCGACTGTATAGGGATCACCGAGAAGGAGGCTAAACACATCAAACAGTACTACTGCCGGCGCTGCAAAAAGGAGAATCCCGAACTACAAACCATATTCCGCCTGGTGGCCACCGAACGGGCAGCCGCATCGAACGCCGCCTCTACAAGTCTCAATGCCCCGGGCGTAGGTCCATCGGGagctgcgcctgctgctgcaccGGTGGCGTCCGCAACAACCAGCCAGCAAGCGCCGCCACCGACCACTGCGGCAGCGAAGCGCAAAAACAGCAGCGCCCGAGAACCAAAGATGGGCAAACGTTGTGGTACCTGTGAGGGATGCCGGCGTCCCAATTGCAACCAGTGCGACGCGTGCCGCGTTCGCGTGGGCCACAAGCCGCGCTGCATATTCCGCACCTGCGTTGTCCAGGCGGCGACGGTCTTAAAGGAGTCGCAGGCAACTCAAGCCGGCCCAAGTAGGAAGCGGGAAAAGGCGGCACCCAAGAGTCGCAATGTCCAAGTGGGCCCGCGGGCGGCCAGTCCGGAGATATTCCTCAATCCGGAGCTACAAGGCATCCGGCAGTGCTACGGACCCAATTGCTGCTCCCATGCGAGACCGCAGAGCAAGTACTGCAGCGATAAGTGTGGCTTCAATCTGGCCACAAAACGCATCTTCCAG GTTCTGCCGCAACGACTGCAAGAGTGGAATCTAACGCCCAGCCGCGCCGCCGAGGAAACACGCAAGCATCTTGATAACATTCGTCATAAGCAGTCCCTGGTGCGTTTCGCACTTGCCGAGCTAGAGAAGCGCTCCGAAGAGCTCAACATGGTGGTGGAGCGAGCCAAACGAAGCTCCATTGATACATTGGGGTCACAAGACACCGCCGACATGGAGGACGAACAGAGCATGTACTGCATCACCTGTGGCCACGAGATTCACTCGCGCACTGCCATCAAGCATATGGAGAAGTGCTTCAACAAATACGAATCGCAGGCCAGCTTCGGGAGCATATTCAAAACGCGAATGGAGGGAAACAATATGTTTTGTGATTTCTACAATCCGGCAAGTAAGACTTACTGTAAGCGATTGAGAGTATTGTGTCCGGAGCACAGCAAGGATCCGAAGGTGAACGATACGGATGTGTGTGGTTCGCCCTTAGTGAACAACGTCTTCAATCCCACGGGCGAGTTTTGTCGTGCGCCAAAGAAGAATTGCTTCAAGCACTACGCCTGGGAGAAGATCCGGCGTGCTGAGATAGATCTGGAGCGTGTGCGTCAATGGCTCAAGATGGACGACCTGATGGAGCAGGAGCGCGTGATGCGGCAGCAGCTCACCTCGCGAGCGAACCTGCTCGGCCTGATGCTGCACTCCACCTACAACCACGAGGTGATGGACGAGCTGGTGCGCAAACAGCAGGAGCATCTGGTAGAGTTCGAGAAGCAGAGGCGACGCCTGGCTCACCagcaacaaatacaaacacagCAGAAACAGTACCAGGAAAAGCAGAAGCTAatgttgcagcaacaacagcaacagcaacaacagcagcagcaacaacaacagcagcaacaacagcagcagctgcaacaaccacagcagcagcaacaacagcagcagcaacaacagcaggagcaacagcaactgcaattgaAGCCACATCATCTGCAgcaacttcaacttcaactgttgcagcagcagcaaaagaagGCCCAAATACCACAGAAAACTCAAATTATATACCTGCAGAAAAAAACATAG
- the Cfp1 gene encoding CXXC finger protein 1, isoform A, translating to MTDKRKYKKTVSFTRCTAIIFLTTKEVSKQKEEIRREIAREFDLPERKSKIATILKQEDQAYCICRSSDCSRFMIGCDGCEEWYHGDCIGITEKEAKHIKQYYCRRCKKENPELQTIFRLVATERAAASNAASTSLNAPGVGPSGAAPAAAPVASATTSQQAPPPTTAAAKRKNSSAREPKMGKRCGTCEGCRRPNCNQCDACRVRVGHKPRCIFRTCVVQAATVLKESQATQAGPSRKREKAAPKSRNVQVGPRAASPEIFLNPELQGIRQCYGPNCCSHARPQSKYCSDKCGFNLATKRIFQVLPQRLQEWNLTPSRAAEETRKHLDNIRHKQSLVRFALAELEKRSEELNMVVERAKRSSIDTLGSQDTADMEDEQSMYCITCGHEIHSRTAIKHMEKCFNKYESQASFGSIFKTRMEGNNMFCDFYNPASKTYCKRLRVLCPEHSKDPKVNDTDVCGSPLVNNVFNPTGEFCRAPKKNCFKHYAWEKIRRAEIDLERVRQWLKMDDLMEQERVMRQQLTSRANLLGLMLHSTYNHEVMDELVRKQQEHLVEFEKQRRRLAHQQQIQTQQKQYQEKQKLMLQQQQQQQQQQQQQQQQQQQQQLQQPQQQQQQQQQQQQEQQQLQLKPHHLQQLQLQLLQQQQKKAQIPQKTQIIYLQKKT from the exons ATGACGGACAAGCGCAAATATAAGAAGACCGTAAGTTTCACCCGCTGCACGGCAATCATATTTTTAACTACAAAGGAGGTTTCCAAACAGAAAGAGGAAATCAGGCGGGAGATCGCACGGGAATTTGATTTGCCTGAGCGCAAGTCCAAGATAGCCACCATTCTAAAGCAGGAAGACCAAGCGTACTGCATATGCCGCTCCTCCGACTGCTCCAGGTTCATGAT AGGCTGCGATGGTTGCGAGGAGTGGTACCACGGCGACTGTATAGGGATCACCGAGAAGGAGGCTAAACACATCAAACAGTACTACTGCCGGCGCTGCAAAAAGGAGAATCCCGAACTACAAACCATATTCCGCCTGGTGGCCACCGAACGGGCAGCCGCATCGAACGCCGCCTCTACAAGTCTCAATGCCCCGGGCGTAGGTCCATCGGGagctgcgcctgctgctgcaccGGTGGCGTCCGCAACAACCAGCCAGCAAGCGCCGCCACCGACCACTGCGGCAGCGAAGCGCAAAAACAGCAGCGCCCGAGAACCAAAGATGGGCAAACGTTGTGGTACCTGTGAGGGATGCCGGCGTCCCAATTGCAACCAGTGCGACGCGTGCCGCGTTCGCGTGGGCCACAAGCCGCGCTGCATATTCCGCACCTGCGTTGTCCAGGCGGCGACGGTCTTAAAGGAGTCGCAGGCAACTCAAGCCGGCCCAAGTAGGAAGCGGGAAAAGGCGGCACCCAAGAGTCGCAATGTCCAAGTGGGCCCGCGGGCGGCCAGTCCGGAGATATTCCTCAATCCGGAGCTACAAGGCATCCGGCAGTGCTACGGACCCAATTGCTGCTCCCATGCGAGACCGCAGAGCAAGTACTGCAGCGATAAGTGTGGCTTCAATCTGGCCACAAAACGCATCTTCCAG GTTCTGCCGCAACGACTGCAAGAGTGGAATCTAACGCCCAGCCGCGCCGCCGAGGAAACACGCAAGCATCTTGATAACATTCGTCATAAGCAGTCCCTGGTGCGTTTCGCACTTGCCGAGCTAGAGAAGCGCTCCGAAGAGCTCAACATGGTGGTGGAGCGAGCCAAACGAAGCTCCATTGATACATTGGGGTCACAAGACACCGCCGACATGGAGGACGAACAGAGCATGTACTGCATCACCTGTGGCCACGAGATTCACTCGCGCACTGCCATCAAGCATATGGAGAAGTGCTTCAACAAATACGAATCGCAGGCCAGCTTCGGGAGCATATTCAAAACGCGAATGGAGGGAAACAATATGTTTTGTGATTTCTACAATCCGGCAAGTAAGACTTACTGTAAGCGATTGAGAGTATTGTGTCCGGAGCACAGCAAGGATCCGAAGGTGAACGATACGGATGTGTGTGGTTCGCCCTTAGTGAACAACGTCTTCAATCCCACGGGCGAGTTTTGTCGTGCGCCAAAGAAGAATTGCTTCAAGCACTACGCCTGGGAGAAGATCCGGCGTGCTGAGATAGATCTGGAGCGTGTGCGTCAATGGCTCAAGATGGACGACCTGATGGAGCAGGAGCGCGTGATGCGGCAGCAGCTCACCTCGCGAGCGAACCTGCTCGGCCTGATGCTGCACTCCACCTACAACCACGAGGTGATGGACGAGCTGGTGCGCAAACAGCAGGAGCATCTGGTAGAGTTCGAGAAGCAGAGGCGACGCCTGGCTCACCagcaacaaatacaaacacagCAGAAACAGTACCAGGAAAAGCAGAAGCTAatgttgcagcaacaacagcaacagcaacaacagcagcagcaacaacaacagcagcaacaacagcagcagctgcaacaaccacagcagcagcaacaacagcagcagcaacaacagcaggagcaacagcaactgcaattgaAGCCACATCATCTGCAgcaacttcaacttcaactgttgcagcagcagcaaaagaagGCCCAAATACCACAGAAAACTCAAATTATATACCTGCAGAAAAAAACATAG
- the CG17440 gene encoding uncharacterized protein — protein sequence MTDNDKKTEEEIRREIAREFDLPERKSKIATILKQKDREYCICRSSDCSRFMIGCDGCEEWYHGDCIEITEKDAEHIKNYYCRRCKKENPELQTIFRLVATERAAASNAASTSLNAPGVGPSGAAPAAAPVAPATTSQQAPPPTTAAAKRKNSSAQEPKESQPTQAGTKRDKAAPKTSNVQVSPRAVSPEIFLNPELQGIQQCHGPNCCSHARPQSKYCSDECGSNLAIERLFQILPQQMQEWNITPSRAAEETRKHLELNMDELVLKQQEQLEEFEKQRQQIQTQQKQYQEKQKLMLQQQPQQQQQQQELQQQQELQQQQEQEQQQLLQQLHLKPHHVQQLQLQMQLLQQQRQLLQQQQHKPENP from the exons ATGACGGACAATGATAAGAAGACC GAAGAAGAAATCAGGCGGGAGATCGCACGGGAATTTGATTTGCCTGAGCGCAAGTCCAAGATAGCCACCATTCTTAAGCAGAAAGACCGTGAGTACTGCATATGCCGCTCCTCCGACTGCTCCAGGTTCATGAT AGGCTGCGATGGTTGCGAGGAGTGGTACCACGGCGACTGTATAGAGATCACCGAGAAGGACGCTGAGCACATCAAAAATTACTACTGCCGGCGCTGCAAAAAAGAGAATCCCGAACTGCAGACTATATTCCGCCTGGTGGCCACCGAACGTGCAGCCGCATCGAACGCCGCCTCTACAAGTCTCAATGCCCCGGGCGTAGGTCCATCGGGagctgcgcctgctgctgcaccGGTGGCGCCCGCAACAACCAGCCAGCAAGCGCCGCCACCGACCACTGCGGCAGCGAAGCGCAAAAACAGCAGCGCCCAAGAACCAAAGGAGTCGCAGCCGACTCAAGCAGGTACGAAGCGGGATAAGGCGGCACCCAAGACTTCCAATGTCCAGGTGAGCCCGCGGGCGGTCAGTCCGGAGATATTCCTCAATCCGGAGCTACAGGGCATCCAGCAGTGCCACGGACCCAATTGCTGCTCCCATGCGAGGCCGCAGAGCAAGTACTGCAGCGATGAGTGTGGCTCTAATCTAGCCATCGAACGCCTATTTCAG ATTCTGCCGCAACAAATGCAAGAGTGGAATATTACGCCTAGCCGCGCCGCCGAGGAAACACGCAAGCATCTAGAGCTCAACATGGACGAGCTGGTGCTCAAACAGCAGGAGCAACTGGAGGAGTTCGAGAAGCAGAGGCAACAGATACAGACTCAGCAGAAACAGTACCAAGAGAAGCAAAAGCTAATGTTGCAGCaacaaccgcagcagcagcaacaacagcaggagttacaacaacagcaggagttgcaacaacagcaggagcaggagcaacaacagTTGCTGCAGCAACTGCACTTGAAGCCACATCATGttcagcaactgcaactgcaaatgcagctgttgcagcagcagcgacagctgttgcagcaacaacagcataAACCGGAAAATCCATAG
- the Erk7 gene encoding extracellularly regulated kinase 7, isoform A — MANYQTAHAQERRIQELDQTVESIFDVRKRMGKGAYGIVWKATDRRTKNTVALKKVFDAFRDETDAQRTYREVIFLRAFRCHPNIVRLVDIFKASNNLDFYLVFEFMESDLHNVIKRGNVLKDVHKRFVMYQLINAIKFIHSGNVIHRDLKPSNILIDSKCRLKVADFGLARTLSSRRIYDDLEQDGMLTDYVATRWYRAPEILVASRNYTKGIDMWGLGCILGEMIRQKPLFQGTSTVNQIEKIVTSLPNVTKLDIASIGPSFGSVLLSRNIQRDRRYSLDEMMKNCCDDGISLVKALLVLNPHNRLTAKEAIRHPYVSRFQYASAEMDLHMDVVPPLKDHVRYDVDQYRNSLYELIDRETSCSNRTVSNSTPSSNRDELPKPVRVTKQARTTSAKQPTTSPAERKKEPSSVEVTQSRKNIKLLGSAHKAQSKEINHMESAITQVSIASAPPAAAPPAPAATAPAVPRKSGDKSVPKCQHNNAAVQRELAAVAAAAAVARRKKSSWQSQAQSQGKFHTEAKAHVQTAIQTQKDNIKDSPPRMIQESQSLTEAKAPIPKNRYSNKMCQEKKYKKKHHSMSCITRDTFPSETEHRQQREERAYQRQMKRELQLKESYRRRIEAESEPLKETTEQESKTIKVIEQKVCEHTEKKADESLSKDQQKDSITFGTCVRERIHHLELEMEKCTEELVDFVELNADVLNYANVSTHLKKLQRSKESDEKDEDDRRALPEGIGGPGSQNYEIFRQEQEKERQRQVQEFLARDETNEYDNLDLDHAYRAKYYTAYKEIGKELNPAPDSGGRDSGSEHSPGRDNYTTYADYFLKYTTPQQNWNDLERANGLQREHDRIYGLFWLNDRRQEEKYRRKLAQNDQEELPVHHHKACRHRHHKPNHHAPYDHMRPTEDDIQEADSLPESN; from the exons ATGGCCAACTATCAAACTGCCCACGCTCAAGAGCGACGCATTCAAGAGCTGGACCAAACTGTGGAAAGCATTTTCGATGTGCGAAAG CGCATGGGTAAGGGTGCCTATGGCATCGTCTGGAAGGCCACTGACAGGCGTACAAAGAACACGGTGGCCCTGAAGAAGGTCTTTGATGCCTTCCGCGACGAAACCGATGCCCAGCGCACCTACCGTGAAGTTATATTCCTGCGGGCCTTTCGCTGCCATCCCAACATCGTTCGGCTGGTGGATATCTTTAA GGCCTCCAACAACTTGGACTTTTATTTGGTGTTCGAGTTCATGGAGAGCGATCTGCACAATGTGATCAAGCGGGGCAATGTCCTCAAGGACGTTCACAAGCGATTCGTTATGTATCAGCTGATCAATGCGATTAAGTTTATTCACTCGGGCAACGTCATCCATAGGGACCTGAAACCCAGCAACATCCTGATCGACAGCAAATGCAG GCTCAAAGTGGCTGATTTTGGGCTGGCCAGAACCCTCTCCTCGAGACGCATCTATGATGATTTGGAACAGGACGGCATGCTGACTGATTATGTTGCCACGCGTTGGTATCGCGCCCCCGAAATTCTGGTGGCCAGTCGCAA CTACACCAAGGGAATCGATATGTGGGGCCTGGGCTGCATCCTGGGCGAGATGATCAGGCAGAAGCCCCTATTCCAAGGCACTAGCACTGTCAATCAG ATTGAGAAGATTGTGACTTCCCTGCCGAATGTGACAAAGCTGGACATCGCTTCGATTGGACCCAGCTTCGGCAGCGTCCTGCTGAGCAGGAATATCCAACGCGATCGCCGCTATTCGCTGGACGAAATGATGAAGAACTGCTGCGACGACGGTATTTCGCTGGTGAAGGCCCTGCTGGTGCTGAATCCGCATAACCGGCTGACAGCCAAGGAGGCCATAAGGCATCCTTATGTGAGTCGCTTCCAGTACGCGTCGGCGGAGATGGATCTTCACATGGACGTCGTGCCGCCGCTGAAAGATCATGTGCGCTACGACGTGGACCAGTATCGCAACAGTCTGTATGAACTGATTGACCGGGAGACGAGTTGCAGTAACCGCACGGTCAGCAATTCCACGCCATCCAGCAATCGGGACGAGTTGCCAAAACCCGTGCGAGTCACGAAGCAAGCCAG GACAACAAGTGCCAAGCAACCGACCACGAGCCCGGCGGAAAGGAAGAAGGAGCCATCTTCCGTCGAGGTGACCCAGTCGCGCAAGAACATTAAGCTGCTGGGCTCTGCACATAAGGCACAGTCGAAGGAGATCAACCACATGGAGTCTGCAATTACGCAAGTCTCTAttgcttctgctcctcctgctgcagctcctcctgctcctgctgctacTGCTCCTGCTGTACCGCGGAAATCTGGTGATAAATCTGTCCCCAAATGCCAACACAACAATGCGGCGGTCCAACGGGAATTGGCTGCCGTGGCGGCCGCGGCAGCCGTGGCTCGCCGGAAGAAAAGCAGCTGGCAATCGCAGGCACAGTCTCAAGGTAAATTCCATACCGAAGCGAAGGCCCATGTTCAAACTGCGATTCAGACCCAGAAGGACAACATCAAAGATAGCCCTCCGAGGATGATACAAGAGTCCCAGAGCCTGACGGAAGCTAAAGCGCCTATTCCAAAGAATCGCTACTCAAACAAGATGTGCCAAgagaagaaatataaaaagaaacacCATAGCATGTCCTGCATCACAAGGGATACGTTTCCCTCAGAAACGGAGCATCGCCAGCAGAGGGAGGAAAGGGCGTACCAGCGACAGATGAAACGGGAGCTCCAGCTGAAGGAGAGCTACCGCCGCCGCATTGAGGCGGAGAGCGAACCCTTGAAGGAGACAACTGAACAGGAGTCCAAGACGATCAAGGTGATAGAACAAAAGGTGTGTGAGCATACTGAAAAGAAGGCGGATGAATCGTTGTCCAAGGATCAGCAGAAGGATTCGATCACCTTTGGCACATGCGTCCGCGAACGGATCCATCACCTGGAGCTAGAGATGGAGAAGTGCACGGAGGAGTTGGTGGACTTTGTCGAGTTGAATGCGGATGTGCTTAACTATGCGAACGTTAGCACCCACTTGAAAAAGCTGCAGCGGTCAAAGGAGAGTGATGAGAAGGATGAGGATGACAGAAGAGCCCTGCCGGAGGGCATTGGTGGTCCCGGATCCCAAAACTACGAGATCTTTCGCCAGGAGCAAGAAAAGGAGCGCCAGCGCCAGGTGCAAGAGTTCTTGGCCCGCGACGAGACCAATGAGTACGATAATCTCGACCTGGACCACGCCTACAGAGCTAAGTACTATACAGCATATAAGGAAATAGGGAAAGAACTCAACCCCGCACCGGACAGTGGGGGACGCGATTCCGGATCGGAGCATTCCCCGGGGCGGGACAACTACACCACGTATGCCGACTACTTTCTCAAATACACCACCCCACAGCAGAATTGGAATGATCTTGAGCGAGCGAATGGACTCCAGCGGGAGCACGACCGCATATACGGGTTGTTTTGGCTGAATGATCGCAGGCAGGAGGAAAAATATCGCCGCAAGTTGGCACAGAATGACCAAGAAGAACTCCCAGTTCACCACCACAAGGCGTGCCGCCATCGCCACCACAAACCCAACCACCATGCTCCCTACGATCACATGAGGCCCACGGAGGACGACATTCAGGAGGCGGACTCCTTGCCGGAGAGCAACTGA
- the Erk7 gene encoding extracellularly regulated kinase 7, isoform C — MANYQTAHAQERRIQELDQTVESIFDVRKRMGKGAYGIVWKATDRRTKNTVALKKVFDAFRDETDAQRTYREVIFLRAFRCHPNIVRLVDIFKASNNLDFYLVFEFMESDLHNVIKRGNVLKDVHKRFVMYQLINAIKFIHSGNVIHRDLKPSNILIDSKCRLKVADFGLARTLSSRRIYDDLEQDGMLTDYVATRWYRAPEILVASRNYTKGIDMWGLGCILGEMIRQKPLFQGTSTVNQIEKIVTSLPNVTKLDIASIGPSFGSVLLSRNIQRDRRYSLDEMMKNCCDDGISLVKALLVLNPHNRLTAKEAIRHPYVSRFQYASAEMDLHMDVVPPLKDHVRYDVDQYRNSLYELIDRETSCSNRTVSNSTPSSNRDELPKPVRVTKQARLHRAITKVTSTSNHLQQETFKERKESVESITVQRPVKERLHRSMHRKAHRMRLKKGHSQ, encoded by the exons ATGGCCAACTATCAAACTGCCCACGCTCAAGAGCGACGCATTCAAGAGCTGGACCAAACTGTGGAAAGCATTTTCGATGTGCGAAAG CGCATGGGTAAGGGTGCCTATGGCATCGTCTGGAAGGCCACTGACAGGCGTACAAAGAACACGGTGGCCCTGAAGAAGGTCTTTGATGCCTTCCGCGACGAAACCGATGCCCAGCGCACCTACCGTGAAGTTATATTCCTGCGGGCCTTTCGCTGCCATCCCAACATCGTTCGGCTGGTGGATATCTTTAA GGCCTCCAACAACTTGGACTTTTATTTGGTGTTCGAGTTCATGGAGAGCGATCTGCACAATGTGATCAAGCGGGGCAATGTCCTCAAGGACGTTCACAAGCGATTCGTTATGTATCAGCTGATCAATGCGATTAAGTTTATTCACTCGGGCAACGTCATCCATAGGGACCTGAAACCCAGCAACATCCTGATCGACAGCAAATGCAG GCTCAAAGTGGCTGATTTTGGGCTGGCCAGAACCCTCTCCTCGAGACGCATCTATGATGATTTGGAACAGGACGGCATGCTGACTGATTATGTTGCCACGCGTTGGTATCGCGCCCCCGAAATTCTGGTGGCCAGTCGCAA CTACACCAAGGGAATCGATATGTGGGGCCTGGGCTGCATCCTGGGCGAGATGATCAGGCAGAAGCCCCTATTCCAAGGCACTAGCACTGTCAATCAG ATTGAGAAGATTGTGACTTCCCTGCCGAATGTGACAAAGCTGGACATCGCTTCGATTGGACCCAGCTTCGGCAGCGTCCTGCTGAGCAGGAATATCCAACGCGATCGCCGCTATTCGCTGGACGAAATGATGAAGAACTGCTGCGACGACGGTATTTCGCTGGTGAAGGCCCTGCTGGTGCTGAATCCGCATAACCGGCTGACAGCCAAGGAGGCCATAAGGCATCCTTATGTGAGTCGCTTCCAGTACGCGTCGGCGGAGATGGATCTTCACATGGACGTCGTGCCGCCGCTGAAAGATCATGTGCGCTACGACGTGGACCAGTATCGCAACAGTCTGTATGAACTGATTGACCGGGAGACGAGTTGCAGTAACCGCACGGTCAGCAATTCCACGCCATCCAGCAATCGGGACGAGTTGCCAAAACCCGTGCGAGTCACGAAGCAAGCCAG ATTGCATCGAGCCATCACCAAAGTCACCAGCACATCCAATCACCTACAGCAGGAGACATTCAAGGAGCGGAAGGAATCCGTGGAATCCATAACAGTTCAGCGCCCAGTGAAGGAGCGACTGCATCGTTCCATGCACCGAAAGGCACATCGCATGCGCCTCAAAAAGGGCCATAGTCAATAG